A window from Cryptomeria japonica chromosome 1, Sugi_1.0, whole genome shotgun sequence encodes these proteins:
- the LOC131044909 gene encoding metal transporter Nramp7.2-like: protein MAEEGVERPNGHLEIAHGTSTDEVEKYQVVGSADEKSKWKKFIAYFGPGFLVSIAYLDPANLESDLEAGAKYKYELLWVILLACIFALIIQSRAANLGVATGKHLAEHCRTEYPRKINYILWLLAEVAVIASDIPEVIGTAFALDMLFHIPVWVGVLLTGFSTLLLLGLQKYGIRKLELVITFLVFTMAGCFFAELGHVKPKSTEVLKGMFVPQLKGNGATGLAISLFGALVMPHNLFLHSALVLSRKIPASVSGTDTACRYFFIESAFALCVAFLINVAVVSVTGAVCTMPNLSGEDAEKCGNMDLHNASFLLSNAIGNWSSKIFAVALLASGQSSTITGTYAAQYVMQGFLDLKMKPFYRNLITRGIAIIPSLVVAIISGSSGAGKLIIICSLSLDMILSFELPFALIPLLKFTSSKIKMGPHKNSITVTILAWLIGLILIVINIYFLSTGFVGWLIHNDLPKVASVLIGLIVFPAMLVYIVGILYLAIRGDKEITYVAPTESYHHNSEERLDQI from the exons ATGGCTGAGGAAGGCGTTGAGAGGCCCAATGGGCATTTGGAGATAGCCCATGGTACTTCCACCGATGAGGTTGAGAAGTATCAGGTTGTAGGCTCTGCTGACGAG AAAAGCAAGTGGAAGAAGTTTATAGCTTATTTTGGGCCAGGCTTTCTTGTTTCCATAGCCTACTTGGATCCTGCCAACT TGGAATCAGACTTAGAGGCAGGTGCAAAATACAAGTATGAG CTTCTTTGGGTCATTCTCCTTGCCTGCATTTTTGCCTTGATTATTCAGTCTCGAGCAGCTAATTTGGGAGTCGCCACAG GCAAGCACCTTGCAGAACATTGCAGAACAGAGTACCCTAGAAAGATAAATTACATACTATGGCTGCTGGCAGAAGTAGCTGTAATTGCATCAGACATTCCTGAAG TTATTGGAACTGCTTTTGCATTGGATATGCTGTTTCATATACCTGTATGGGTTGGGGTCCTCCTAACAGGATTCAGTACTCTCCTCCTCCTTGGCCTGCAGAAATATGGG ATAAGGAAATTGGAGTTAGTAATAACCTTTTTAGTATTTACCATGGCCGGCTGCTTCTTTGCGGAACTTGGACATGTTAAGCCCAAGTCCACAGAGGTCTTGAAAGGGATGTTTGTTCCTCAGTTAAAAGGAAATGGAGCAACTGGTCTTGCAATTTCTCTGTTTGGTGCCCTGGTTATGCC GCACAACTTATTTCTCCATTCAGCATTGGTCCTTTCAAGGAAAATTCCTGCCTCTGTTTCCGGAACTGAT acagcttgcagatatttCTTTATAGAGAGTGCGTTTGCTCTGTGTGTGGCATTTCTGATCAATGTGGCGGTGGTTTCTGTGACTGGAGCTGTTTGTACGATGCCCAATTTATCTGGTGAAGATGCAGAGAAATGTGGGAACATGGACCTCCATAACGCTTCTTTTCTCTTGAGT AATGCAATAGGAAATTGGAGTTCTAAAATATTTGCAGTGGCGTTGCTGGCATCGGGGCAAAGTTCAACAATCACAGGAACATACGCAGCTCAGTATGTGATGCAG GGTTTTCTCGACTTAAAAATGAAACCATTTTATAGAAATCTTATAACACGAGGCATAGCAATCATTCCAAGCCTGGTGGTGGCGATCATTAGTGGGAGTTCTGGCGCAGGAAAACTTATAATCATTTGCTCG TTAAGTTTGGAT ATGATCTTATCTTTTGAATTACCATTTGCTCTGATACCTTTGTTGAAGTTTACTAGCAGCAAGATAAAGATGGGACCTCACAAAAACTCCATTACA GTTACAATTTTGGCGTGGCTCATAGGATTGATTCTCATAGTCATAAACATATACTTCCTTAGCACAGGATTTGTGGGTTGGCTCATTCATAATGATCTTCCCAAGGTGGCTTCAGTGCTCATAGGATTAATTGTTTTCCCAGCTATGTTAGTTTACATAGTGGGGATTTTGTATTTGGCTATTCGAGGAGACAAGGAAATTACTTATGTAGCACCGACAGAATCATATCATCACAATAGTGAAGAAAGACTTGATCAAATATAG